Genomic DNA from Enterococcus saccharolyticus subsp. saccharolyticus:
ACGCCTTAGATTTAACCTTATGGATGATGGACAATTACAAACCAAAATATGTGGTTGGCAATACGTACCACAAATTAGCAGAAACGAAGAATGCCGCAAATGCTTGGGGACCATGGGATCCTGAAAAATTCACGGTAGAAGATTCAGCTTTTGGTTTTGTCGTAATGGAAAATGGCGCAACCATTTATTTAGAAGCAAGCTGGGCATTAAATAGCTTAGATGTTAAAGAAGCGAAAACCACATTATTTGGAACAAAAGGTGGCGCGGATATGAATGATGGTTTAACAATCAATGGCGAAGCGCACGGCTTATTGTTCGACAAAAAAGTTGAATTGGAAACAGGTGGCGTTGATTTTTACGATGGTGCAGGTGAAGATCCAGCAACTTTAGAAGCACAATCATGGGTAGATGCTGTGATTAATGACACAGAACCCGTAGTGAAACCAGAAGAAGCATTAGTGGTTACTGAGATTTTAGAAGCAATTTACAAATCTGCAGAAACAGGACAACCCGTCTTTTTATAGACCACAGGAGGAGTGACAATGACGCAAGTAACGGTGTGGAATGAATTCCGCCACGAAAAAACAGATGAACGAGTACGTGAGATGTATCCAGAGGGGATTCATGGTCAACTGGCAGCGTTTATTAAAGAAGAATTTACGGTGCATACAGCAACGCTGGATGAACCAGAACATGGCTTAACAGAAGAGGTACTTTCTGAAACAGATGTCCTTGTTTGGTGGGGACATATGGCGCATGATGAAGTAGCTGATGAAATTGTCAATCGTGTACATCAACGTGTTTTAGAAGGAATGGGTTTAATCGTTTTGCACTCGGGTCATTTTTCGAAAATCTTTAAAAAATTGATGGGTACATCTTGTGATCTAAAATGGCGAGTGGATGACCAGCACTGTCGCATTTGGAATGTGAATCCAAGTCACCCCATTGTCGAAGGTGTCGGTGAATTTATCGAACTCGAGCAAGAAGAAATGTATGGCGAACATTTTGATATTCCAGCACCAGATGAATTGGTTTTTGTGAGTTGGTTCCCTGGTGGAGAAGTGTTCCGAAGTGGTTGTACGTATCGCCGTGGCAATGGAAAGATTTTCTATTTCCAACCTGGCCACGAAACGTATCCAAGTTATTACAATGAAAAAGTCCAACGTGTCATTAAAAACGGCATTCGTTGGTGCGCACCAACTGAAAATAACTATCCGACGTATGGACATTACCAAGCAAGAGAAGGAGCGAAATAAAGATGAAATTAGGCGTATTTACCCCATTATTTAATAACTTAACTTTTGATGAAATGATTGAAAAAGTAGCAGAAAAAGGACTACAAACAGTAGAAATCGGTACGGGTGGTTCTCCAGGTAGCGCCCATTTAGATATTGATAAATTATTAGCAAGTAGCGATGAACGCAAAGAATATTTGCACAAATTATCAGATAAAGGTTTAGAAATTTCTGCCTTGAGTGCCCATCACAACCCAATTTCACCCATTAAAGAAGTTGCACAAGAAGCAGACGAATTACTACGTAAAACTATTAAATTAGCGAATTTAATGAATGTGCCTGTAGTGAATGGGTTCTCTGGTGTAGCTGGCGGAAACGCAACAGATACCCAAGTCAACTGGCCGGTATTGCCTTGGCCAACAGAATACAACGATAGCTACGAATATCAATGGGAACAAAAATTAATTCCTTACTGGAAAGACATCAATACTGTGGCAGAAGCTGCTGGTGTTAAAATCGGTATCGAATTACATGGTGGTTTCTTAGCACATACCCCGTATACTATGTTACGTTTGCGTGATGCTGCGGGTAAAGCGATTGGTTGTAACTTAGACCCAAGTCATTTGTGGTGGCAAGGAATTGATCCAGTAGCAGCAGTTAAAATTTTGGGTGCGGAAAATGCGATTCATCATTTCCACGCCAAAGACACTTATTTAGACCAAGACAATATCAATATGCATGGTTTAACAGATATGCAACCATATGGCAATGTAAAAACACGTGCGTGGACCTTCCGTTCAGTTGGTTGTGGACATGACTTGAAAGTATGGTCAGATATTATTTCTGCATTACGTATTCAAGGATATGACTATGTTTTAAGTATCGAGCATGAAGATCCAATTATGTCAATTGACGAAGGATTAAACCGTGCGATTACTAATTTACGAACAATTATGATTAATGACCAACCAACAGATATGTGGTGGGCTTAAAAGGAGTAAAGAAGATGTCAGCAATTAACTTTGTCATTATTGGTTATGGTGGTATGGGCTCGTATCATGCACATACGTTAATGCCAACCGAACAAGAAAAAATTCATTTACTTGGGGTCTACGATGTCCTAGAAGAACGCCGTCAAGCAGCTTCTGAAAAAGGACTAATTGCTTATGACAGTTTTGAAGAAGTATTAGCAGATGAAAACGTGGAAGCAATTTTAATCGCAACCCCTAATGATAGTCATAAAGAACTAGCGATTCGTGGGCTACAAGCAGGAAAAAAAGTCATTTGTGAAAAACCGGTAGCGATGAATGTGGCAGAATTAGACGAAATTTTAGCCGTTGCCAAAGAAACAGGACAAACCTTTATGGTGCATCAAAACCGTCGTTGGGACCCTGATTTTTTAGTTGTTCGTGACTTATATCAAAAGAAACAAATTGGTGAAATTTTCCAATTAGAATCTCGCGTGCAAGGTGCTAATGGGATTCCAGGAGACTGGCGTCATTTACCTGAACATGGTGGGGGAATGTTATTGGACTGGGGTGTTCATTTATTAGACCAAATTCTTTGGTTAGTCAATAGTCCAATCAAAAAAGTATCCGTTGATTTTAGCTATGTATTAGGCGATCAAGTTGACGATGGCTTTATCAGCTATATTACCTTTGAAAATGATGTAAAAGCGTTGATTGAAGTTGGAACAAGTAACTATACAACCTTGCCTCGTTGGTACGTGAAAGGGTATGAAGGTACAGCGCGCATCGATGATTGGGATTTATCAGGTGAATTAATTCGTGCAACAAATAACGAAGATGCCTCTGCACCAAAACCGATTCAAGCAGGGGTTGGTTTGACAAAAACAATGGCACCACCTTCTGAAGAAGCAACCGAAAAATTAAGTTTCCCAGAAGCAAAAGCGGAGTACCAACCGTTTTATGCAAACTTCTATTCGGTCGTTCGCGAAGAAGCAGAACCAATTGTTAAAAACAGTGAGGTTCGCGAAGTGTTAGCATTAATTGAACACATGTTTGAATTAGCAAAATAGTGAAAAGGGGCTGTGTTATCAGCCTCTTTTTTTAGTGTACATATTCCAAAGCGTTGTAAAATATGCTACATTTATGTTAGCGTCTACATTTTAAAACTAAAAAAGGAGGAAGCTACGGTAAGGTAAACGTGTAGCGAGCAAAAATATGGTGAAAAAAGAGATAATGTATCAGACGAATTTTCAAACAAAAGAAGAATTGTTTCAAGGGGTCACAGCCTTTTTAGTCGACAAAGGGTTTGCAACTGCTGAATTTGAAGCAGCGTTACGTGAGCGTGAAGAACGTTTTCCAACAGGTTTACCTAGTGAACCACCGGCAGCAATTCCGCATAGTGATGGCACTTATGCCAAAGAAGATGTGATTGTGGGTATTTTGAATGAACAACCCTTAGAATTTTATCAAATGGGTACCAATAAAAGTACTTTGCTACACCCACGAATTGTTTTTGTGCTGTTAGTTCGCGATAAAGTCACTCATTTAGATCAGTTGCAACGAATTATTGAGAAAGCGAAAGACCACGACTTTCTCGTACGTTTACAGGATGCTTCAGACGAAGGACAGTTTACATCACTTATTCAAGAAGAATTATAGAAGTTTTTCATCACGTTCTTTCCGCTATATTCGTGCCAATAAATCGAGCATGCAGTGAAGAAGTGCGCAAGAGATTTAGCAATTGTTTTCTATCAAATTATCAATTTTCTATAAGATAAAACAGGTCAGTTACGAACGTCATATCGCTCAAATGAAAGAGAGAGAAATCTCTCTTTTTCTCATTTTTTCGCCATTTTTGAAAATGAACATCCAAGTCAGAAAGAATAAGTATGTGAAAAAACGATTGTTTTATGTTTTTTCATAAAAAAATATTCTTATATTCTCTGAAAATACGAACTTTTTCAGAAAAAATGAAAATAATTTTGGTTAAATCTTTTTAATTTAATTGCTATCTGATATAATGAAAATCACATCTTATTGTTAGAAGGAGAGAAAAAAAGAATGACTGTTTATAACTTTTCTGCCGGCCCTGCCGTCTTGCCAAAACCTGTATTAGAGAAAGCACAAGCTGAACTTGTGAATTACCAAGGTAGTGAAATGTCCGTGATGGAAATGAGTCATCGTTCCTCCTTGTTTGATAACATCATTAAAGAGGCAGAAAAACTGTTAAGAGAAATTATGGGTATCCCTGATAATTATAAAGTATTATTCTTGCAAGGTGGCGCAAGCTTACAATTTTCAATGATTCCATTAAATCTAGCTGTTGGCAAAAAAGCCTTATACGTAAATACTGGTGCTTGGGCTAAAAAAGCTATTAGTGCAGCAAAAGCGATTGATGGTGTAGAAGTAGAAGTAATTGCATCAAGTGAAGATAAGAACTTTACTTATGTGCCAGAAATCACTAAAGATATGGTGGATCAAGAGGCAGCATATGTTCACATTACTACCAATGAAACGATTGGTGGGATTTCGTATCAAACAATTCCCGATGTGGGCGATGTGCCGATTGTGGCGGATATGTCTTCAAATATTTTAGCTAATAATTATAAAGTAGAAGATTTTGGCCTTATTTATGCTGGTGCGCAAAAAAATATTGGTCCCTCTGGATTAACAGTAGTGATTATTCGTGAAGATTTGTTAAACAAAGAACCAATCTTTTCACCAATGTTAGATTTTGCGGTACAAGCAGCGAATGATTCATTATATAATACACCACCAACTTATGCGATTTACATTGCAAAATTAGTCTTCGAATGGATTCAAGAATTAGGTGGCTTACAAGAAATTGTTAAACGCGATCAAGAAAAAGCCGCATTATTATATGATGCGATTGATGCATCAAACTTATTTATCAGCCCAGTAGACAAAAACTATCGTTCATTAACAAATATTCCTTTTGTAACGGGTGACGAAGAATTAGATAAAAAATTCAATCAAGAAGCATTAGCACAAGGGTTCCAAAACTTAAAAGGTCATCGCTCAGTTGGAGGAATGCGCGCTAGTCTGTACAATGCCTTTCCAAAAGAAGGCGTTGAAGAGCTCGTTGCTTTTATGAAAAAATTTGAAGATGAGAATGGAGAGAAATAAATGTTTCAAATTAAAACATTCAACGCAATTGCTCAAGAAGGTATGAGTCGTTTCGATGAAGACAATTATCAAGTCAATCAAAGTGAAACTCCTGATGGTATTATTTTACGTAGTCAAAAATTACATGACTACGAATTTCCAGAATCAGTTCTAGGTGTTGCTCGCGCGGGTGCAGGAACGAACAACATTCCTGTAGAAGAATGCACTGAAAAAGGCATCGTAGTATTTAACACACCAGGAGCCAATGCGAATGCTGTCAAAGAATTAGTGATTGCGAGCTTATTATTGAGTGTTCGTCCAATTATTCAAGGCGCTATTTGGGTTCAAGATTTAACTGGTTCAAACATTGAAGAACAAGTAGAAGCAAATAAAAAACAATTTGCCGGTAACGAACTGGAAGGTAAAAAACTAGGAGTTATTGGTTTGGGTTCAATTGGGGCGATGGTTGCTAATGATGCCTATCGTTTAGGTATGGAAGTAATTGGGTATGACCCACACGTTTCAGTTGATACAGCTTGGAGTATTTCACGTCGTGTGAAACGTGCAACTGAAATTAATGAAATTTTTTCAACATGTGATTTTATCACAGTTCACGTACCATTGCTTGAGCAAACACGTAATTTAATTAGTGATAAAGAATTAGCAATGATGAAACCAACAACCAAATTATTTAACTTTTCTCGTGGTGAAATTGTTGATCCTGAAGCAGTTTTAAAAGCTGTTAATGATGGCTATCTTGCAGGTTTTACCACTGATTTTGCAGATGAACGTTTATTAAATAATGAAAAAATCTTAGTGTTACCACATTTAGGTGCATCAACTGAAGAAGCAGAAATTAATTGTGCGAAAATGGCAGCCCGTACATTGAAAAAATTCTTGGAAACAGGAACAATCAAACGTTCAGTCAACTTCCCAACTGTTGAGATGGCCTTTTATTCACCTTATCGTATTACAATTATTAACCGTAATGTGCCAAACATGTTAGGCCAAATTTCTTCAACCATTGCGGCGGCAGAAATTAACATCGATAACATGATTAACCGTGGGCGTGGGGAGTATGCTTATACATTGGTGGATGTCAATGAAACCGACGAAGCTAAACTAGCGAATGTTGTCTCACTTTTAGAACAAAATTCTGATGTGATTCGCGTGCGTACCATTAAAAATACCGAAACATCGTATTAAAAGTGAAATCAAATTAACAGACCTCTGAATGAATTTTCATTCAGAGATTTTTTGTTTCGAAAAAAGGTCAATTAAAGTAAACTAAAGAAAATGAATGCGGGGTGAACAAACATGTCAATCAATTTTTATGGACTCAGCTATTTAGAAAACAGAGGGAGTATTAATGATGTCATAAAATACGTGATTATTTTTGCTATTTTAATTTTCTTTGTTTTCGTCTTTATTCGTTATTTGCGTTCGCGAATTCAAACAAAGTATCGTGATTTAAGTTTGATCTTATTTTTAAGTTTATTATTTATTTTGGGCACACAATATGCCGAATACCAACAAGCAGAAGCACAAGACGAAAGCTCGTCACAGATGGCGGTTTTTTTACACACTGTCGCCGACCAGTTGAAAGTACCCGTTGAAAAAATCTATGTGAATAATTTGACGTTAAGCGATGAAACATTGTTTTTAGTCGATAATGAATATTATGTGTTGCATTTAAGTAATGACCGTAATTCATTTCGTTTAGAACCAACGTATCTAGCGAACACAAATGTCAATGTCGTAGAGTAGGAGGGCACAGAAAATGATGAGTTTATACAGTCCAATTATTATCAAATTAGCTTTAGGTATCTTATGTCTGATTGTACAAATTAATATTATGGGAAAAGGTAATTTGGCGCCTTCTTCTGCGATGGATCAAGTCCAAAACTATGTACTCGGGGGCATTATTGGTGGGGTTATTTATAATGATGCGATTAGCGTCTTACAATTTGTTTTGGTTTTAATTGTTTGGACGACCTTGGTTTTAATTGTGAAATTTTCTAAAGAACACAATCGTTTTGTTAAAAATATTATTGATGGCAAACCCACCACGTTAATCCACAATGGTCAAGTCGATATTGCGACCTGTCTTCAACATGGGATTTCAGCCAATGATTTAATGTTTAAGCTGCGTAGTAATGGCATTTATGAAGTATCGAAAGTCAAACGTGCTGTGTTAGAGCAAAATGGCCAACTAACAATTATTGAACAAGGGGATGAAAATATTCGCTACCCAATCATTATGGATGGGCAAATCAATGAAGACTTGTTAGATATTGTCAATAAAGATGAAGCTTGGTTAATTGGCAAAGTACATGAATTAACGGGGAAAGAGATTACAGATATTTATTTAGGCGAATATATTTCAGGTGAGATTAAATTGTATGAATACTAAAAAGAGACGGTAACCTACGTCTAAACTAGAAAAATATCCGAATGATCGTAAAGTTGCGGTGAATACCAGCAAGCAGTTCGATCATTCGGATATTTTATTGTGTTTTTATAAAAAGTGAGTGACTGTCTCAATGATTAATTCAATATTTAAAAGTGTTAAAACAATGGTACAACCCCAACCTAATCCAGCAACTAGTTTGGTATTTTTAAATCGTTTCCCCATAATTTTTTCTGAACTGGTAAAATAAACCAAAGGAATCATGGAAATCGGTAAAGCTAAGCTCAAGAAAACTTGAGAATAAATCAATAAATTATCTAACGCTTGTTCATTGGCACCAAAATAAATGGTACATAGTAATACAGGAACGACGGATAGTCCACGTGTAATGATCCGACGTGCCCAAGTTGGAATTTTCATGTTGATAAAGCCCTCCATCACGACTTGACCAGTCAAGGTACCAGTAATGGTTGAATTTTGTCCGGATGCCAATAAAGCTACCGCAAATAAGGTACTCAATAGGGGACTTGCAACGGCTCCAGCAATCGTCGAATCTTGTAAGGCGTTATACAATGCTGAAAATGTCCCTAATTCATCGCCATGACCAAAGAACATGGCGCTCCCTAAAATCAACAAGAGACAATTGACAAAAAAGGCTGCAGACAATTGAATATTTGAGTCCCAAGTAGAAAAACGCAAGGCTTTAGCGATATTTTCGTCATCTGTGCGATCGTATTTTCGTGATTGAGAAATAGACGAACCGAGATATAAGTTATGTGGCATGACAGTAGCGCCCACAATTCCTAAAGCCATGGTTAATTCACCGGGGTGTAGGACTTGTTTTTGTGGAATTAGTCCTTTGAATACATCAGGAATAGAAGGTTGCGCAATCATTACTTCATATAAGAAGACCACTAAAATCACCAAAATCAAGGTCATAACAATGGCTTCAATTTTCCGAAAACCTAAACGTGTTAAAACTAATAACAACAACACATCAAAAATAGTTAAAATGACACCAATTAATAAAGGAATCCCAAATAATAAATTTAAGGCAATTGCACCACCAATGACTTCAGCAATGTCTGTTGCCATAATCGCTAATTCAGTGACAATCCAAAGAGCAATGCCTAATTTTTTACCAGTATATTTTCGTGTTGCTTGAGCTAAATCCATATGTGTAACAATACCGAGTTTCGCTGCCATGTATTGTAATAACATCGCGATTAAACTAGAAATTAAAATGACGGATAGTAATAAATAACCGTATTTTGCACCTCCACCAATGGAAGTAATCCAATTTCCAGGATCCATATATCCAACCGCAACAAGTGCACCAGGTCCTGAAAAGGAGACTAGATTTTTCCAAAAATTGCCAGTTTGTGGTACGGCAACAGTTCCATTAATTTCCTCTAAGCTCGGACCATTGGCATAGGAGACGAGTTTTTTTGTTTGTTCATTTTCCATCCTCAAAACCTCACTAACTTTTAGGTTGTCCTGAATTCGTATCTATCGTACTCCTAATATTTTAAAAAAACAAGTAAAAAATAGTGGCAATTGCATCGGATTTATAAATTTGCTACAATAAAGAGACAGTAAAGCAAAGGAGGGAACGTATTCAATGGTAAGCATGACTAAAATAACATCATCTGAAAATTATCAACGCTATCATATTAGCTTTAGTCACGCGATTGGTTTTACGATGGCCGTTTACGGGAGAAGTGTATCTAAAAACAGTCAAATAAAACTAAAATCAATGACCATTCAATATGTTTAACCGATTTGTGAAAGAATGACGGATAAATAAAATAACAACAGGTCATGGATTTTCCATGGCCTTTTTGAGTGGTCTTAAAGGAGTCAGAATATGTATATTCAAGCAAATAAGATCAGCAAAAACTTTAGTGGGACCCCACTATTTGAAGAATTAACTCTTAGCATCAATGAAAATGAGAAAATTGGTTTAGTCGGACAAAATGGCACTGGAAAAACAACTTTATTACAGATTTTATTGGGAACAGAAGGAATTGATACTGGCGTAATCAGTCGTAAAAAAGGTCTGTCAATTGGTTGGGTTCCACAAACATTACCAAGTACAAATCAGACTGCTTTTAATTATATTAGTCATAGTTTTACCGTTTTACATGATATACAACAGCAATTACGTTATTACGAAGCGAAAATGACCACACCAACTGGCGACTTGGCGCGTGTATTAACAATATATGGAAATCTGCAACAACAATTTGAAGAATTAGGTGGGTATCAACTGACAGATCGGATTACCACTACGATGAAGGGCTTAGGATTAGCAGCACAATGTTACACGCCTCTCCAGCAATTAAGCGGCGGCGAACGGGTGCGTGTCGAATTAGCGAAGATTTTAATTCAAGAAAATGATGTCTTGCTTCTGGATGAACCAACGAATCACTTGGATTTAGTTGGTATTCAATGGTTAGAAAATTATCTAAAAAACACCAAACAATCATTTGTAGTCATTTCCCATGATCGTGCTTTTTTAGATACAGTGACGCAACGAATTGTGGAAATTGAAGATGGACAAGCGATTGAGTATCCTGGCAATTATAGCCGTTACGTTGCTTTAAAAGCAGCTCGTCTCGTTGAATTAAGTAAAAACTATGACTTGCAACAAAAAGAAATCCAACGTCTCAAACGGATGATTCATCGTTACCGTCAATGGGGAAATGAAGGAGACAACGAAAAATTCTTTAAAAAAGCCAAAGAATTGGAACGCCGTTTAGCAAAAATAACCGTAATAAAAGCACCTGTGTCTCCTAAAAAACGCTTAAAAAGTATCGACCAAGCTTCTTGCTCAGGAAAAGAGGTTGTCATTGCTCAAGCGATTGGGAAAATGATGGGAGATAAATTGCTCTTCGCAGATAGTTCTTTTGCAATTTATCGCGGTGAACGTGTTGCTATTATTGGTGAAAATGGTTCCGGTAAAACGACATTACTACGTTTAATCATGAATCAAGAGAAATTAGATGAAGGAAATATCCACTATGGTGCAAGTCTAAAATTAGGCTATTTACCTCAACAATTAACGTTTCCAGATGCTCAGCAGCGTTTATTAGCATACACCAAAAGCTTTATTAGTGAAGAACAACAAGCAAGACAAACTTTGGCACACTATGGTTTTTATCAAGAAGACGTGGCTAAACGTCTAGGTGATTTATCCGGCGGTGAACAAGTACGGTTATACCTAATGAAATTGTTTCAACAAAAAATTAATTTTTTGATTTTAGACGAACCTACCAATCATTTAGATATTTATGTCCG
This window encodes:
- a CDS encoding ThuA domain-containing protein → MTQVTVWNEFRHEKTDERVREMYPEGIHGQLAAFIKEEFTVHTATLDEPEHGLTEEVLSETDVLVWWGHMAHDEVADEIVNRVHQRVLEGMGLIVLHSGHFSKIFKKLMGTSCDLKWRVDDQHCRIWNVNPSHPIVEGVGEFIELEQEEMYGEHFDIPAPDELVFVSWFPGGEVFRSGCTYRRGNGKIFYFQPGHETYPSYYNEKVQRVIKNGIRWCAPTENNYPTYGHYQAREGAK
- the serC gene encoding 3-phosphoserine/phosphohydroxythreonine transaminase, with product MTVYNFSAGPAVLPKPVLEKAQAELVNYQGSEMSVMEMSHRSSLFDNIIKEAEKLLREIMGIPDNYKVLFLQGGASLQFSMIPLNLAVGKKALYVNTGAWAKKAISAAKAIDGVEVEVIASSEDKNFTYVPEITKDMVDQEAAYVHITTNETIGGISYQTIPDVGDVPIVADMSSNILANNYKVEDFGLIYAGAQKNIGPSGLTVVIIREDLLNKEPIFSPMLDFAVQAANDSLYNTPPTYAIYIAKLVFEWIQELGGLQEIVKRDQEKAALLYDAIDASNLFISPVDKNYRSLTNIPFVTGDEELDKKFNQEALAQGFQNLKGHRSVGGMRASLYNAFPKEGVEELVAFMKKFEDENGEK
- a CDS encoding Gfo/Idh/MocA family protein — protein: MSAINFVIIGYGGMGSYHAHTLMPTEQEKIHLLGVYDVLEERRQAASEKGLIAYDSFEEVLADENVEAILIATPNDSHKELAIRGLQAGKKVICEKPVAMNVAELDEILAVAKETGQTFMVHQNRRWDPDFLVVRDLYQKKQIGEIFQLESRVQGANGIPGDWRHLPEHGGGMLLDWGVHLLDQILWLVNSPIKKVSVDFSYVLGDQVDDGFISYITFENDVKALIEVGTSNYTTLPRWYVKGYEGTARIDDWDLSGELIRATNNEDASAPKPIQAGVGLTKTMAPPSEEATEKLSFPEAKAEYQPFYANFYSVVREEAEPIVKNSEVREVLALIEHMFELAK
- a CDS encoding Nramp family divalent metal transporter yields the protein MENEQTKKLVSYANGPSLEEINGTVAVPQTGNFWKNLVSFSGPGALVAVGYMDPGNWITSIGGGAKYGYLLLSVILISSLIAMLLQYMAAKLGIVTHMDLAQATRKYTGKKLGIALWIVTELAIMATDIAEVIGGAIALNLLFGIPLLIGVILTIFDVLLLLVLTRLGFRKIEAIVMTLILVILVVFLYEVMIAQPSIPDVFKGLIPQKQVLHPGELTMALGIVGATVMPHNLYLGSSISQSRKYDRTDDENIAKALRFSTWDSNIQLSAAFFVNCLLLILGSAMFFGHGDELGTFSALYNALQDSTIAGAVASPLLSTLFAVALLASGQNSTITGTLTGQVVMEGFINMKIPTWARRIITRGLSVVPVLLCTIYFGANEQALDNLLIYSQVFLSLALPISMIPLVYFTSSEKIMGKRFKNTKLVAGLGWGCTIVLTLLNIELIIETVTHFL
- a CDS encoding DUF421 domain-containing protein, whose amino-acid sequence is MSLYSPIIIKLALGILCLIVQINIMGKGNLAPSSAMDQVQNYVLGGIIGGVIYNDAISVLQFVLVLIVWTTLVLIVKFSKEHNRFVKNIIDGKPTTLIHNGQVDIATCLQHGISANDLMFKLRSNGIYEVSKVKRAVLEQNGQLTIIEQGDENIRYPIIMDGQINEDLLDIVNKDEAWLIGKVHELTGKEITDIYLGEYISGEIKLYEY
- a CDS encoding PTS sugar transporter subunit IIA; the protein is MVKKEIMYQTNFQTKEELFQGVTAFLVDKGFATAEFEAALREREERFPTGLPSEPPAAIPHSDGTYAKEDVIVGILNEQPLEFYQMGTNKSTLLHPRIVFVLLVRDKVTHLDQLQRIIEKAKDHDFLVRLQDASDEGQFTSLIQEEL
- a CDS encoding sugar phosphate isomerase/epimerase family protein; amino-acid sequence: MKLGVFTPLFNNLTFDEMIEKVAEKGLQTVEIGTGGSPGSAHLDIDKLLASSDERKEYLHKLSDKGLEISALSAHHNPISPIKEVAQEADELLRKTIKLANLMNVPVVNGFSGVAGGNATDTQVNWPVLPWPTEYNDSYEYQWEQKLIPYWKDINTVAEAAGVKIGIELHGGFLAHTPYTMLRLRDAAGKAIGCNLDPSHLWWQGIDPVAAVKILGAENAIHHFHAKDTYLDQDNINMHGLTDMQPYGNVKTRAWTFRSVGCGHDLKVWSDIISALRIQGYDYVLSIEHEDPIMSIDEGLNRAITNLRTIMINDQPTDMWWA
- the abc-f gene encoding ribosomal protection-like ABC-F family protein, which translates into the protein MYIQANKISKNFSGTPLFEELTLSINENEKIGLVGQNGTGKTTLLQILLGTEGIDTGVISRKKGLSIGWVPQTLPSTNQTAFNYISHSFTVLHDIQQQLRYYEAKMTTPTGDLARVLTIYGNLQQQFEELGGYQLTDRITTTMKGLGLAAQCYTPLQQLSGGERVRVELAKILIQENDVLLLDEPTNHLDLVGIQWLENYLKNTKQSFVVISHDRAFLDTVTQRIVEIEDGQAIEYPGNYSRYVALKAARLVELSKNYDLQQKEIQRLKRMIHRYRQWGNEGDNEKFFKKAKELERRLAKITVIKAPVSPKKRLKSIDQASCSGKEVVIAQAIGKMMGDKLLFADSSFAIYRGERVAIIGENGSGKTTLLRLIMNQEKLDEGNIHYGASLKLGYLPQQLTFPDAQQRLLAYTKSFISEEQQARQTLAHYGFYQEDVAKRLGDLSGGEQVRLYLMKLFQQKINFLILDEPTNHLDIYVREEIEALLATFTGTILAVTHDRYFLKKNFDRALQIADEQIQKIPLED
- a CDS encoding DUF3290 domain-containing protein; its protein translation is MSINFYGLSYLENRGSINDVIKYVIIFAILIFFVFVFIRYLRSRIQTKYRDLSLILFLSLLFILGTQYAEYQQAEAQDESSSQMAVFLHTVADQLKVPVEKIYVNNLTLSDETLFLVDNEYYVLHLSNDRNSFRLEPTYLANTNVNVVE
- a CDS encoding phosphoglycerate dehydrogenase; translated protein: MFQIKTFNAIAQEGMSRFDEDNYQVNQSETPDGIILRSQKLHDYEFPESVLGVARAGAGTNNIPVEECTEKGIVVFNTPGANANAVKELVIASLLLSVRPIIQGAIWVQDLTGSNIEEQVEANKKQFAGNELEGKKLGVIGLGSIGAMVANDAYRLGMEVIGYDPHVSVDTAWSISRRVKRATEINEIFSTCDFITVHVPLLEQTRNLISDKELAMMKPTTKLFNFSRGEIVDPEAVLKAVNDGYLAGFTTDFADERLLNNEKILVLPHLGASTEEAEINCAKMAARTLKKFLETGTIKRSVNFPTVEMAFYSPYRITIINRNVPNMLGQISSTIAAAEINIDNMINRGRGEYAYTLVDVNETDEAKLANVVSLLEQNSDVIRVRTIKNTETSY